A single genomic interval of Syntrophales bacterium harbors:
- a CDS encoding nucleotidyl transferase AbiEii/AbiGii toxin family protein, giving the protein MRAYTERHIRRSELFQLILLQHLYTRPESSRLVFQGGTAIRWCHNGGRFSEDIDFVTHLARPTLERMMQAIEAPVARESIAHFGLGRLTLAPRAQRDEEVAWRVAFEPLNSRDRIMVRIECERLQEGVTPASEPRVLGMQPAVSYMIARGEFRIPRPNSVMVVETLEEILSDKVRALLERAYLKGRDIYDVWHLRERLHVPVVRDVVERKFSCYAAPFILKRTPEWFQSADSDLRDAIENDLGRFLSPEVMTACRNDGYRLFLDAVKGLFRDLRETGVVIPP; this is encoded by the coding sequence ATGAGAGCATATACCGAACGACATATCCGACGCTCCGAGCTTTTCCAGCTCATTCTTCTCCAGCATCTGTACACACGACCTGAAAGCTCTCGCCTTGTCTTCCAGGGAGGCACGGCCATCCGCTGGTGTCACAACGGAGGCCGGTTTTCAGAGGACATCGATTTTGTTACGCATCTCGCAAGGCCCACGCTCGAAAGAATGATGCAGGCCATAGAGGCGCCGGTTGCCCGTGAATCCATTGCCCATTTCGGGCTGGGCCGTCTTACGCTCGCCCCTCGTGCCCAACGGGATGAAGAGGTGGCCTGGCGGGTGGCTTTTGAACCGCTAAACTCCCGGGACAGGATTATGGTAAGGATTGAATGCGAGCGACTGCAGGAAGGGGTGACTCCGGCGTCTGAACCCCGCGTGCTGGGAATGCAGCCTGCGGTATCCTACATGATCGCCAGGGGAGAGTTTCGCATTCCCCGCCCTAATTCGGTGATGGTGGTCGAAACCCTTGAAGAGATTCTTTCCGATAAGGTTCGGGCTTTGCTGGAACGCGCCTATCTGAAGGGACGGGACATCTACGACGTCTGGCATCTGCGGGAGCGACTGCATGTTCCGGTTGTCCGAGATGTGGTGGAGCGAAAGTTCTCCTGCTATGCGGCTCCGTTTATACTGAAGCGGACGCCCGAATGGTTTCAGAGCGCCGACAGCGATCTGCGGGATGCAATTGAGAATGATCTGGGGCGGTTTCTGTCACCGGAGGTCATGACGGCCTGCCGCAACGATGGCTATCGCCTGTTTCTGGATGCAGTGAAGGGGCTTTTCCGCGATCTGCGGGAAACGGGCGTGGTGATCCCGCCATGA
- a CDS encoding B12-binding domain-containing radical SAM protein, giving the protein MRVAIVAPPYPLEEAPAPPLGVTYVAAAFEAAGAEVRIFDYIVSRYSPEKLRAQLDDFCPDVLGATSVTLNFPGAAEIVCEAKRHRPSLVTMMGGPHVSFTAERSLHAYPGIDIIVIGEGEETIAELMATGMSHQKMDGIRGIAYRVDGGIKVNEPRPFIEDIDALPLPARHLLPLSRYQALGYSISIITSRGCPYSCIFCQGRRMVGNIVRKRSPSLVVDEIEQIISYGIDRINVADDLFVSSPKRVKEVCDEIIRRKLRFSWSAFARVNTVDKETLILMRETGCDSISFGVETGNPEMMERIRKKITLDQVRHAVSLCREVGIIPHTSFIAGLPGETPETLRETEAFASKLGSLYGYHLLAPFPGTTVREEVENYDLEIMTDDWTKYDANKAIVRTAALEPADLDKFVADFEGRIATVWEEMVQGYHNKTNTPEIDMQVEGHFRMKLVYRLLSEDLIENLGVVKNNRADFDAGADSSAGASCVPAAPAEEELCRRIEAATGIEGELIRKTVRDFIEKGYLYATFSEDSCVWRWTHNNQNKFESQETVVGG; this is encoded by the coding sequence ATGAGGGTCGCCATTGTCGCACCGCCCTATCCGCTGGAAGAGGCGCCCGCCCCGCCGCTCGGCGTCACTTATGTGGCCGCCGCTTTCGAAGCCGCCGGGGCAGAGGTGCGGATATTCGATTATATTGTCAGCCGTTATTCCCCGGAGAAGCTGCGGGCGCAGCTTGACGACTTTTGTCCGGACGTCCTTGGGGCAACCTCGGTGACGCTCAATTTTCCGGGAGCGGCGGAGATTGTCTGCGAAGCAAAAAGGCACAGGCCGTCGCTTGTCACGATGATGGGCGGGCCCCATGTCTCCTTTACTGCGGAAAGATCGCTGCATGCATATCCGGGAATAGATATAATCGTGATCGGCGAAGGCGAGGAAACGATTGCCGAGCTGATGGCGACGGGTATGAGCCATCAAAAAATGGATGGCATCAGGGGAATCGCCTACCGGGTTGACGGCGGGATAAAGGTAAATGAACCCAGACCCTTTATTGAAGATATCGATGCACTGCCCCTGCCGGCCCGTCACCTGCTTCCCCTTTCCCGATATCAGGCGCTTGGTTATTCCATCAGCATAATCACCTCCCGCGGCTGCCCCTATTCCTGCATCTTTTGCCAGGGCCGCCGGATGGTCGGAAACATTGTAAGAAAAAGAAGCCCCTCTCTGGTGGTCGATGAGATTGAGCAGATCATTTCCTACGGCATTGACCGGATTAATGTCGCGGATGACCTTTTTGTCTCCTCGCCCAAAAGGGTTAAAGAGGTATGCGATGAGATCATCCGCCGGAAACTGCGCTTTTCCTGGAGCGCGTTTGCGCGGGTCAATACCGTTGACAAAGAGACCCTGATCCTGATGCGCGAAACGGGCTGCGACAGCATCAGTTTCGGCGTCGAAACGGGAAATCCCGAGATGATGGAGCGCATCCGCAAAAAAATAACCCTTGACCAGGTGCGGCATGCGGTTTCCCTTTGCCGTGAAGTTGGAATTATACCGCATACTTCATTTATTGCCGGTCTTCCCGGGGAGACGCCGGAGACGCTCCGGGAAACCGAAGCGTTCGCCTCCAAACTCGGTTCCCTGTACGGCTATCATCTGCTGGCCCCTTTTCCCGGAACCACCGTTCGCGAAGAGGTGGAAAATTACGATCTCGAAATCATGACCGACGACTGGACAAAATACGACGCCAATAAGGCCATCGTCAGAACCGCGGCGCTTGAGCCTGCGGATCTGGATAAATTCGTGGCGGATTTTGAGGGCAGGATCGCCACGGTCTGGGAAGAGATGGTGCAGGGCTACCACAATAAAACCAACACGCCGGAGATAGACATGCAGGTGGAGGGACATTTCCGGATGAAGCTGGTTTATCGCCTGCTATCGGAAGACCTGATTGAAAATCTGGGGGTTGTCAAAAACAATAGGGCAGATTTCGATGCGGGCGCTGATTCCTCGGCAGGAGCCTCCTGCGTCCCTGCCGCCCCTGCCGAAGAGGAACTTTGCCGCAGGATTGAAGCGGCCACAGGTATCGAAGGAGAGCTTATCAGGAAGACGGTGCGAGACTTTATCGAAAAGGGCTATCTTTACGCAACGTTTTCCGAAGATTCCTGCGTTTGGCGCTGGACGCACAACAACCAAAACAAATTCGAGTCGCAGGAAACAGTTGTCGGCGGTTGA
- a CDS encoding class I SAM-dependent methyltransferase: protein MLTVDFARIPTEPGTRVLDAGCGAGRHVCEAFRRQGATVAGVDLKWDDLCKTKAFLSALAEENNGAWAIAEANIAKLPFADGFFDVVICSEVLEHIEDDKAAVSELLRVLKTGGDLVVSVPRFFPEKICWTISDAYHQEPGGHVRIYRKDKLLRILENAGARLRRIEYKHGLHSPYWWLKCAVGHKNDNFPLVKAYRRFLEWDIIKKPVLTRTLDRMLNPLIGKSVVFYLKKG from the coding sequence ATGCTTACCGTTGATTTCGCGCGAATTCCGACGGAACCGGGGACGCGGGTTCTCGATGCCGGCTGCGGGGCGGGAAGGCACGTCTGCGAGGCGTTTCGGCGACAGGGGGCGACGGTTGCCGGGGTGGACCTGAAATGGGACGATCTCTGTAAAACTAAGGCTTTTTTATCCGCTCTGGCGGAGGAGAATAACGGTGCATGGGCCATCGCCGAGGCGAATATCGCCAAATTACCGTTTGCCGACGGCTTTTTCGATGTCGTAATCTGCTCGGAGGTGCTGGAACATATCGAGGATGACAAAGCAGCGGTTTCCGAACTCCTGCGCGTCCTGAAAACAGGCGGTGATCTGGTCGTCTCGGTTCCCCGTTTCTTTCCGGAGAAGATCTGTTGGACAATTTCGGACGCTTATCATCAGGAACCGGGGGGGCATGTCCGGATTTACAGAAAGGACAAATTGCTCAGAATCCTTGAAAATGCCGGCGCCCGCTTACGGCGGATCGAGTATAAGCATGGTTTGCACTCGCCATACTGGTGGCTCAAATGCGCGGTGGGGCATAAAAATGACAATTTCCCGCTGGTAAAGGCATACCGCAGGTTTTTGGAATGGGATATCATTAAAAAACCAGTGCTTACGCGGACGCTCGACAGGATGCTCAATCCGCTGATCGGCAAGAGCGTTGTTTTTTATCTGAAAAAAGGATGA